Within Dictyostelium discoideum AX4 chromosome 4 chromosome, whole genome shotgun sequence, the genomic segment ATCCTTTAGCTTCATTGTTAGAAATTGTACTGGTAATTTCGTTCAAAGAATTACCGTTTTTAATTGTGCCAATTTTAGAAATTGAGgctaaattaaaaaaaaaaaaaaaaatttaaaatcaataccaattaattaattttaaaaatataattaataattacataACAAAGtcattttaaagttttagttttttgatttttatttaaggtttttgttttgtttctga encodes:
- a CDS encoding hssA/2C/7E family protein, with product MTLLSSISKIGTIKNGNSLNEITSTISNNEAKGSPSFSGNQSTKSIGDLLLQIAIITKATTKNK